The following proteins come from a genomic window of Trinickia caryophylli:
- a CDS encoding bifunctional diguanylate cyclase/phosphodiesterase: MKYLRRYCREHYAGGLAFGTLLLGLVATAIVYSLLGAFVQREAKLRFDNDSRSVEQQIVLRVRLYSDVLVTMRALFGADEQVSRSEFRDFVNGLDLPGRYPGFQTLNFAVRLQQADLPRFTGEQRADPLLRNEGVEFSVRSQGAGPTHEILTYVEPLEINRPALGVDMEDGGARSMALAIARDSGEAISSGRRIIAGHGPEQIGLAMRLPVYRRGMPAGTVQDRRRAYVGSVGAGIRINGMMTGLLSEETLRLMHYRIYDAGPLRAANANASDDSLLYDSVTGAAASSSSGTARRVAMVARLANDARATPERAIDRDFVREAHLPFAGRRWLIVFSADPAVLMGSQRYLPFFSLISGLVISLLLAGLAYALSSARARALQFADAITADLRESEMARAEAQRIAHLGDWRVDLDARTVHFSKEMARLIGWRRAPTLPVLVRAIEPADRRAFVAHFRNTLIARAPFEFECRYRSARGRRGWLRIIGRACGPPGARRLRGTALEITKQKAIDRVRELEHAFTLQLATAADEYDVLRELVELLTSGMDWDAGAFWPTPAGLGQRLRVVHAAHEPALASWLGERAQEVSADEVPESPHWVVGHGTKVGGASTWLAAGGMVTTFSFPLTTSREVLGVAQFYARERLHVEPQALAMARSIASQMNHFLQRRRAENNLHFLANHDALTGLPNRLMFKAHLEDSLERADAGNTALYVLFIDLDRFKDINDSLGHNVGDQLLRAVAERLAARVPEADMLARLGGDEFIMLLKEPCASEGTKSVFTTIETIQAALAQPFVADGVQLQVSASIGVSTFPSDGQDAQTLLKTADIAMYGAKQRGKNTYQLYQRQMGMSLQRRVEIEACLRRAVENREFTLFYQPRVDLRTNHCMGVEALIRWNSPTLGFVMPGDFIALAEETGAIVPIGEWVLGEACRQAAEWRSSGLGDIHVAVNLSARQFADRRLLERILEALDEAQLPGELLELELTESMVMRHPEQAVRWLTSLKRTGVHLSIDDFGTGYSSLAYLNRFPIDTVKIDRSFIRHLPESHSDAQITSAVIALGHSLGLTVIAEGAETQAQIDFLRKEGCDEVQGYFFSRPLSAGDMRVFLDRPVHRGCGDAPRPDIKDVRHSGTGRSCHT; encoded by the coding sequence TTGAAGTACTTGCGGCGCTATTGCCGCGAGCATTATGCCGGCGGGCTGGCGTTCGGCACATTGTTGCTGGGCCTCGTGGCAACGGCAATCGTCTACTCGCTCTTGGGCGCTTTCGTTCAACGCGAGGCGAAGCTGCGCTTCGACAACGATTCGCGTAGCGTCGAGCAGCAAATCGTATTGCGCGTGCGGCTTTATTCCGACGTTCTGGTGACGATGCGTGCGCTTTTCGGCGCCGATGAGCAGGTCTCACGCAGCGAGTTTCGCGACTTCGTCAATGGTCTCGACTTGCCTGGCCGCTATCCGGGATTCCAAACGCTTAATTTTGCGGTTCGCCTGCAACAGGCGGACTTGCCGCGCTTTACCGGCGAGCAGCGCGCGGATCCGCTGTTGCGCAATGAGGGCGTGGAATTCTCCGTTCGCTCGCAAGGCGCGGGTCCCACCCACGAGATACTGACCTACGTCGAGCCGCTCGAGATTAACCGGCCCGCGCTCGGCGTGGACATGGAAGACGGCGGCGCACGCAGCATGGCGCTCGCCATTGCACGCGATTCGGGCGAGGCCATCAGCAGCGGGCGCCGCATTATCGCGGGCCACGGCCCCGAGCAGATCGGCCTGGCCATGCGTTTGCCCGTGTACCGCCGGGGCATGCCGGCCGGCACCGTGCAGGATCGCAGGCGCGCTTATGTCGGCTCCGTCGGCGCGGGTATTCGTATCAACGGGATGATGACGGGGCTGCTGAGCGAGGAAACGCTGCGGCTCATGCATTACCGCATTTACGATGCCGGCCCGCTGCGAGCGGCCAACGCGAACGCATCCGACGACTCGCTGCTTTACGACAGCGTGACGGGCGCCGCCGCTTCCAGCTCGAGCGGCACCGCGCGCCGGGTGGCCATGGTCGCGCGCTTGGCCAACGACGCGCGGGCGACGCCGGAGCGCGCGATCGATCGCGACTTTGTGCGCGAGGCGCATTTGCCGTTCGCGGGACGGCGCTGGCTGATCGTCTTTTCGGCCGACCCCGCCGTGCTGATGGGCTCGCAGCGGTACCTGCCGTTTTTCTCGCTGATATCGGGGCTTGTCATCAGCCTGCTGCTGGCGGGGCTTGCCTATGCGCTATCGAGTGCACGTGCGCGCGCACTGCAATTCGCCGATGCCATCACGGCCGATTTGCGCGAGAGCGAAATGGCGCGGGCTGAAGCACAGAGGATCGCCCACCTCGGGGATTGGCGCGTCGACCTCGATGCGCGAACCGTGCACTTTTCGAAGGAGATGGCGCGGCTCATCGGCTGGCGTCGCGCTCCGACATTGCCCGTGCTCGTGCGCGCGATCGAACCCGCGGACCGCCGAGCCTTCGTTGCTCACTTCAGGAACACGCTGATTGCGCGGGCGCCGTTCGAATTCGAATGCCGCTATCGCTCGGCGCGCGGCCGGCGCGGCTGGCTGCGCATCATCGGCCGCGCATGCGGGCCGCCGGGGGCGCGGCGTTTGCGCGGCACCGCGCTCGAAATCACCAAGCAAAAAGCAATCGATCGCGTGCGCGAGCTCGAGCATGCGTTCACGCTGCAGCTCGCGACGGCCGCGGACGAGTACGACGTGCTGCGCGAACTCGTGGAATTGCTGACGAGCGGCATGGACTGGGATGCGGGCGCATTCTGGCCCACGCCGGCAGGCTTGGGGCAGCGGCTACGCGTCGTGCACGCCGCACATGAGCCGGCGCTCGCATCGTGGCTTGGCGAGCGTGCGCAGGAGGTATCGGCCGACGAGGTACCGGAGTCGCCGCACTGGGTCGTGGGGCACGGCACGAAGGTGGGCGGCGCATCTACATGGCTTGCCGCGGGCGGGATGGTCACGACGTTTTCCTTTCCGTTGACGACGAGCCGCGAGGTATTGGGCGTGGCGCAGTTCTACGCGCGCGAGCGCTTGCACGTGGAGCCGCAGGCACTGGCGATGGCGCGCTCCATCGCGAGCCAGATGAATCACTTTTTGCAGCGCAGGAGGGCCGAGAACAATCTGCATTTCCTCGCCAATCACGATGCGCTCACCGGCTTGCCGAACCGCCTCATGTTCAAGGCGCATCTCGAGGATTCGCTGGAGCGCGCCGATGCGGGCAACACCGCGCTTTATGTGCTGTTCATCGACCTGGACCGTTTCAAGGACATCAACGATTCGCTAGGACACAACGTCGGCGATCAACTGCTGCGTGCCGTGGCCGAGCGTCTCGCGGCGCGGGTGCCCGAGGCGGATATGCTGGCGAGGCTCGGCGGCGACGAGTTCATCATGCTGCTGAAAGAACCGTGCGCGAGCGAGGGAACGAAGAGCGTCTTCACCACGATCGAAACCATTCAGGCGGCGCTCGCGCAGCCGTTTGTCGCCGACGGCGTGCAATTACAGGTAAGCGCGAGCATAGGGGTGAGCACGTTCCCGAGCGATGGCCAGGATGCGCAGACATTGCTCAAAACGGCCGATATCGCAATGTACGGCGCCAAGCAGCGCGGCAAGAACACCTATCAGCTTTATCAGCGGCAGATGGGCATGTCGCTGCAGCGCCGCGTGGAGATCGAGGCCTGCTTGCGCCGTGCCGTGGAAAACCGCGAGTTCACGCTCTTTTATCAGCCGCGCGTGGATCTGCGCACGAATCATTGCATGGGGGTGGAGGCACTGATCCGCTGGAACAGCCCCACGCTCGGGTTCGTGATGCCGGGCGACTTCATCGCACTCGCGGAAGAGACGGGGGCGATCGTGCCGATCGGCGAATGGGTGCTGGGCGAAGCTTGCCGGCAGGCGGCGGAGTGGCGCTCGAGCGGGCTCGGCGACATCCACGTAGCTGTCAACCTCTCGGCGCGGCAGTTCGCGGACAGGCGTCTGCTGGAACGCATTCTCGAAGCGCTCGACGAGGCGCAACTGCCGGGAGAACTGCTCGAACTCGAGCTGACCGAAAGCATGGTAATGCGGCACCCCGAGCAGGCTGTGCGTTGGCTGACGAGCCTGAAGAGAACAGGCGTGCACCTTTCCATAGACGATTTCGGCACCGGATATTCGTCGCTGGCCTATCTGAACCGTTTCCCGATCGACACGGTCAAGATCGATCGTTCGTTCATTCGCCATCTGCCTGAAAGCCATAGCGATGCGCAGATCACGAGCGCCGTGATCGCGCTCGGTCACAGCCTTGGGCTGACCGTCATCGCGGAAGGCGCGGAAACGCAGGCGCAAATCGATTTCCTTCGCAAAGAGGGCTGCGACGAAGTGCAGGGGTACTTCTTCAGCCGCCCATTGTCCGCCGGCGATATGAGGGTCTTCCTCGATCGACCGGTACACCGTGGCTGCGGCGATGCGCCGAGGCCCGATATCAAGGACGTCCGGCACTCGGGGACGGGGCGTTCTTGCCACACCTGA
- a CDS encoding response regulator: MTRVLLADDHTLVRDGLRHILQGTSGFEVAGEAYDGPTTVSLVRNTPAEVLVLDLSMPGPRNGVELVKQIKDEIPSLRILVLTMHAEQQYAVRAFKAGASGYLTKESASTELVAAVTKVAAGGVYVSLSMAERLAQSLNEPADMAPHQRLSDREFDVFRRIAAGQTITEIAHELCVSAKTVSTYKTRILEKMQMPHEAALVRYAIQHKLFEDGDQI; the protein is encoded by the coding sequence ATGACCAGAGTACTATTGGCCGATGACCACACGCTCGTGCGCGATGGGCTGCGGCACATCCTGCAGGGCACGAGCGGTTTCGAAGTCGCCGGGGAAGCATACGACGGGCCCACCACGGTCTCGCTCGTGCGCAATACGCCAGCCGAGGTGCTGGTGCTCGATCTGTCGATGCCGGGGCCGCGCAACGGTGTGGAACTCGTCAAGCAGATCAAGGACGAAATACCCTCGCTGCGCATCCTCGTGTTGACGATGCACGCCGAGCAGCAATACGCGGTGCGCGCATTCAAGGCCGGCGCATCGGGCTACCTGACCAAAGAAAGCGCAAGCACCGAACTCGTCGCCGCCGTGACGAAAGTGGCGGCGGGCGGCGTGTACGTCAGCCTTTCGATGGCGGAGCGGCTCGCCCAAAGCCTGAACGAGCCGGCCGACATGGCGCCGCACCAGCGCTTGTCAGACCGCGAGTTCGACGTCTTTCGGCGCATCGCCGCGGGCCAGACCATCACGGAGATCGCGCATGAGCTCTGCGTCAGTGCGAAAACCGTCAGCACCTATAAAACCCGCATTCTCGAGAAGATGCAGATGCCGCACGAAGCCGCGCTCGTGCGCTATGCCATTCAGCACAAGCTCTTCGAAGACGGCGATCAGATCTGA
- a CDS encoding porin gives MKRWIVCAVFLGLASEVCAQSYVQIYGIVDGGLAYVSNAAGGRSWTQTSGIAQSNRWGLRGQEELGGGYRTVFRLENGFTVNDGRFSQGGLEFGRQAWVGIASDRFGTLTFGRQYDFMSTNLTAFSAGTLTPAVFAFHLGDLDRLGAERLDNAVRYVTPDLAGWQFGALYSFGGQPGSFVSRSAASFGVTYGYGPFKAGAAYVEIHDFTAVAGIGSTVLGKSLVGTSPQGLLPRFQTFDKLTVSGIGAGYQLGPANLHAVYTAVGFRQSGQHASLRTIEGGIKYTVSYAFSLAGHLARSSLGETGWTQLSAGGDYSLSKRTDIYLAAVRLHASAGARAEIFLLPASSSSSQTVVSFGMRHLF, from the coding sequence ATGAAACGCTGGATTGTATGTGCGGTGTTTCTCGGCTTGGCGAGCGAAGTGTGTGCGCAAAGCTATGTGCAGATTTACGGCATCGTCGACGGGGGGCTGGCATATGTCAGCAACGCCGCGGGCGGCCGCAGTTGGACGCAAACGAGCGGCATTGCGCAATCGAACCGATGGGGCCTGCGCGGCCAGGAGGAGCTCGGCGGCGGCTACCGGACCGTTTTCCGGCTGGAGAACGGTTTCACGGTCAATGACGGGCGGTTTTCCCAGGGCGGTCTTGAATTCGGCCGTCAGGCTTGGGTGGGCATCGCCAGCGACCGGTTCGGCACCCTCACATTCGGCCGGCAATACGATTTCATGAGCACGAACCTGACGGCATTCTCGGCCGGAACGTTGACTCCCGCCGTCTTCGCCTTCCATCTTGGCGACCTCGATCGGCTCGGCGCCGAGCGCCTCGACAACGCGGTGCGGTATGTCACGCCCGATCTCGCCGGCTGGCAGTTCGGCGCACTTTATTCGTTCGGCGGCCAACCGGGAAGTTTCGTGTCGCGCAGTGCCGCGAGCTTCGGCGTCACCTACGGCTATGGCCCGTTCAAGGCCGGAGCGGCCTATGTGGAGATACACGATTTCACGGCGGTTGCCGGAATCGGCTCGACGGTGCTCGGCAAGTCCCTCGTCGGTACATCGCCGCAAGGCTTGTTGCCGAGATTCCAGACCTTCGACAAGCTGACGGTATCGGGCATCGGCGCCGGGTATCAACTCGGGCCCGCCAACCTGCACGCCGTGTATACGGCGGTGGGGTTTCGGCAGTCGGGGCAGCATGCTTCGCTGCGCACGATCGAAGGCGGGATCAAGTACACGGTCAGCTATGCGTTCTCGCTCGCGGGTCACCTCGCTCGTTCGTCGCTCGGCGAAACGGGATGGACCCAACTTTCGGCTGGCGGCGACTATTCGCTCTCGAAGCGCACCGATATCTACCTCGCTGCCGTCCGGCTGCATGCAAGCGCGGGTGCGCGCGCCGAAATTTTTCTGCTGCCCGCATCGAGTTCGTCCAGTCAAACGGTCGTGTCGTTCGGTATGCGGCATCTTTTTTAA
- a CDS encoding PAS domain S-box protein, with the protein MPAAGLPTPPVPRKHSAGRRAAARGPLAAAVLTAAVVLAITSITAFIVREHLIDAARSSFDARAARVTADLRRELGLCTEVLRGASGLVAAEEASPGTPLSADAWERYVARLALEDAPPCVRTLDYARAPGAPSAAGAGPTSGTPEGVPARLLLTWPRRGDSTADQMLGLRPDTRAALLRAADSGEPALLVRRSQMAEGPESPDAAGRARVDLYLPVYRVAPIPLAPAARRAALAGYVAAQLDTEYLFASVAARTPHIDIRVAAGSPALALYPPGSALLDIRDDSPRFRRTDTLRFGGQVLALAYATDDPALTSPADFGSAAFVAAGCVAALLAGLGAYVFARRHGPRTAAGGERALSSLTEARMMAIIRSSSEAIITIDEVQRIVIFNPMAEQVFRCSAMEAIGETLDRFIPARYREVHRKHVEQFGATGVAERQMGRQRILTGLRADGEEFPIEASISQIADGDGRHFYTVMLRDATERLKAENELKASRQELRKLSANLQNVREEEKTRIARELHDDLGQQLTALKMDLSSVQQLLAGATTVPPAAVAQLQGMRRLIDSTVGSVRRIAADLRPVMLDDLGLLPAIDWLLNDFKTRYGIEVERRIELGDMLLSRNGATTVFRIVQEALTNVVRHAEATRVSVALTAQTDQCTVRVADDGRGATPAQTEGRGEKSFGLLGIRERAHILGGSVSIETAVKRGFTITVILPLAAIQQEEALP; encoded by the coding sequence ATGCCTGCCGCCGGTCTACCGACTCCGCCTGTTCCGCGCAAACACTCCGCAGGCCGGCGAGCCGCCGCTCGCGGGCCGCTCGCCGCCGCCGTGCTGACGGCCGCGGTCGTGCTCGCCATCACGTCCATCACGGCCTTCATCGTGCGCGAACATCTGATCGATGCCGCGCGCTCGAGCTTCGATGCGCGGGCCGCACGCGTCACCGCCGATCTGCGCCGCGAACTGGGCCTGTGCACCGAGGTCCTGCGAGGCGCAAGCGGTCTGGTCGCGGCCGAAGAGGCCTCCCCTGGTACGCCGTTATCGGCCGATGCCTGGGAGCGCTATGTCGCCCGGCTCGCACTCGAAGACGCCCCACCGTGCGTGCGCACGCTCGATTATGCGCGGGCACCCGGGGCCCCCTCGGCGGCGGGCGCGGGACCGACGTCGGGCACGCCCGAAGGGGTGCCGGCACGCCTCCTGCTGACCTGGCCCCGACGCGGCGACAGCACGGCGGACCAGATGCTCGGCCTGCGCCCGGACACGCGTGCCGCGCTGCTGCGCGCCGCCGACTCCGGCGAACCCGCGCTGCTCGTGCGCAGATCGCAGATGGCCGAGGGGCCGGAATCGCCCGATGCCGCCGGCCGTGCGCGTGTCGACCTTTACCTGCCGGTCTACCGCGTTGCGCCGATTCCGCTCGCGCCGGCCGCGCGCCGCGCGGCGCTCGCGGGCTATGTCGCCGCGCAGCTCGATACCGAGTATCTGTTCGCGAGCGTGGCCGCGCGCACGCCGCACATCGACATCCGGGTGGCCGCCGGCAGCCCGGCGCTCGCCCTTTATCCGCCCGGCTCGGCGCTGCTCGATATCCGCGACGACTCGCCCCGTTTTCGCCGTACGGACACGCTGCGCTTCGGCGGCCAGGTCCTGGCGCTCGCCTATGCGACGGATGACCCGGCCCTCACCTCGCCCGCCGATTTCGGCAGCGCCGCGTTCGTGGCGGCGGGCTGCGTGGCGGCTCTGCTGGCGGGCCTCGGCGCGTACGTATTCGCCCGCCGGCATGGACCCCGGACCGCGGCGGGCGGGGAGCGCGCGCTGTCGTCGCTGACCGAAGCGCGCATGATGGCGATCATCCGCTCGTCGTCGGAGGCGATCATCACGATCGACGAAGTGCAACGCATCGTCATCTTCAACCCGATGGCCGAGCAGGTGTTCCGCTGCTCGGCCATGGAAGCGATTGGCGAGACGCTGGACCGCTTCATTCCCGCGCGCTACCGCGAGGTACATCGCAAACACGTCGAGCAGTTCGGCGCGACCGGCGTTGCCGAACGCCAGATGGGCAGGCAGCGCATCCTGACGGGCCTGCGCGCCGACGGCGAGGAATTCCCGATCGAGGCGTCGATATCCCAGATCGCCGACGGCGATGGCCGCCACTTCTACACGGTCATGCTGCGCGATGCCACGGAGCGCCTCAAGGCCGAAAACGAACTCAAGGCCTCGCGCCAGGAACTGCGCAAGCTCTCGGCGAACCTGCAAAACGTTCGGGAAGAAGAAAAGACGCGCATTGCGCGCGAGTTGCATGACGATCTGGGCCAACAGCTGACCGCGCTGAAAATGGATCTTTCGTCGGTGCAGCAATTGCTGGCCGGCGCCACGACGGTGCCGCCGGCCGCGGTCGCCCAGTTGCAGGGCATGCGCCGGCTGATCGACTCGACGGTCGGCTCGGTGCGCCGCATCGCGGCCGATCTGCGCCCCGTGATGCTCGACGACCTCGGGCTGCTGCCCGCGATCGACTGGCTGCTCAACGACTTCAAGACGCGCTACGGCATCGAGGTCGAGCGACGCATCGAGCTTGGCGACATGCTCCTTTCACGCAACGGCGCGACCACCGTCTTTCGAATCGTGCAGGAAGCGCTGACCAATGTCGTACGCCATGCCGAGGCCACACGGGTGTCCGTCGCCCTCACGGCGCAGACCGACCAGTGCACCGTGCGCGTGGCCGACGACGGACGGGGCGCCACGCCCGCTCAAACCGAGGGCCGCGGGGAGAAATCGTTCGGCTTGCTGGGCATTCGCGAGCGCGCGCATATACTAGGCGGTTCTGTATCGATCGAAACCGCCGTCAAGCGCGGTTTTACAATCACAGTCATACTGCCGCTAGCAGCAATACAACAGGAAGAGGCGCTGCCATGA
- a CDS encoding response regulator transcription factor, whose amino-acid sequence MSTPDSPQQPQQPLKVFVVEDSLLVRERLAARIEPPAGAARVVGEAEDVETALRGISESTPEAVIVDLRLTDSHGIDLLHALRNRTDEIVTIVLTNYSSQVFREASIIAGADYFFDKTTEFDLAMDTIARLAREKQDGLGR is encoded by the coding sequence ATGAGCACACCCGATTCGCCGCAGCAACCACAGCAGCCACTCAAGGTTTTCGTCGTCGAGGATTCTCTTCTCGTGCGCGAGCGGCTGGCCGCGCGTATCGAGCCGCCTGCGGGCGCGGCGCGCGTGGTGGGGGAGGCGGAGGATGTGGAGACGGCGCTGCGCGGCATCTCGGAGAGCACGCCGGAAGCCGTGATCGTCGACCTGCGCCTGACCGACAGCCACGGCATCGATCTGCTGCATGCGCTGCGCAACCGCACCGACGAAATCGTCACGATCGTGCTGACGAATTACTCGAGCCAGGTGTTCCGCGAGGCGAGCATCATCGCCGGCGCCGATTACTTCTTCGACAAGACCACCGAATTCGACCTTGCGATGGATACCATCGCAAGGCTCGCCCGCGAGAAACAGGACGGGCTCGGGCGCTGA
- a CDS encoding glycine-rich domain-containing protein has translation MQVQDLDVATMWEAIDALDFERIKAKLAHRTQGRLGADAIARAETGYRQFLKLAAKYPEVQVVPSEEVDEFWHIHILDTQRYAADCERIFGHMIHHDPYLGIDADEADEARRAALIEASQSLMDAEFGAAARDGGMSAAYCVLALAETASAAYCVRALADESTAAYCVRALADNAPAGTKAKGAYCVRPAINVPSAVYCVYAAQPAVSAPTPDAYCVREAIDARTHSGRARSDS, from the coding sequence ATGCAAGTGCAAGACCTAGACGTTGCGACGATGTGGGAAGCCATCGATGCGCTCGATTTCGAGCGGATCAAAGCGAAGCTCGCGCACCGTACCCAGGGGCGCCTCGGCGCGGACGCGATCGCGCGTGCGGAGACCGGATATCGGCAGTTTCTCAAGCTTGCCGCAAAGTATCCGGAGGTGCAGGTCGTGCCAAGCGAGGAAGTCGACGAGTTCTGGCACATACATATCCTCGATACGCAGCGCTACGCGGCCGACTGCGAGCGCATTTTCGGGCACATGATTCATCACGATCCGTATCTCGGCATCGACGCCGACGAAGCGGACGAGGCGCGGCGAGCGGCCCTGATCGAAGCGAGTCAGTCTTTGATGGACGCGGAGTTCGGCGCGGCGGCGCGCGATGGCGGGATGTCCGCGGCGTACTGTGTGCTCGCGCTTGCGGAGACCGCAAGCGCCGCCTACTGCGTGCGCGCGCTCGCTGACGAATCGACGGCTGCGTACTGCGTGCGTGCGCTTGCCGACAACGCGCCGGCCGGGACGAAGGCGAAGGGCGCCTATTGCGTACGTCCGGCGATCAACGTGCCATCGGCGGTTTATTGTGTGTATGCCGCGCAGCCGGCCGTTTCGGCACCGACCCCCGACGCCTATTGCGTGAGAGAGGCGATCGACGCCCGCACGCACTCAGGCCGTGCGCGATCCGATTCCTGA